In Aegilops tauschii subsp. strangulata cultivar AL8/78 chromosome 3, Aet v6.0, whole genome shotgun sequence, one genomic interval encodes:
- the LOC109766902 gene encoding ethanolamine-phosphate cytidylyltransferase, whose protein sequence is MMMGLLAFENNQGLWNGGYYSQFFGIGGVMVTVAILWLSTGYFGGIGAPFAPYFWPYLGQVPKKKERQRPVRVYMDGCFDLMHYGHANALRQAKLLGDQLVVGVVSDEEIVVNKGPPVLSMEERLTLVSGLKWVDEVIPNAPYEITEEFMNTLFSKYNIDYIIHGDDPCLLPDGTDAYALAKKAGRYKQIRRTEGVSSTDIVGRILQTFKHKEGVNENAGVESCDQMKTQLSNFLPTSRRIMQFSNGQAPSPGARVVYIDGAFDLFHAGHVEILRSARQLGDFLLVGVHDDQSIREKRGYPPIMHLHERTLGVLACRYVDEVIIGAPLEVSRDMITTFNISLVVHGTVVEGGSASEVDPYALPKSMGIFQVVTSPKTITSVSVATRIIDNHEAYKKRNLKKKASEDKYYTQKKFVYGD, encoded by the exons ATGATGATGGGTTTGCTGGCATTTGAGAACAACCAGGGGCTCTGGAATGGCGGATATTATTCACAGTTTTTTGGAATTGGAGGAGTTATGGTGACTGTTGCAATTCTTTGGTTATCTACGGGTTATTTTGGAGGAATTGGTGCTCCTTTTGCTCCATACTTTTGGCCATATTTAGGACAAGTCCCCAAGAAGAAGGAACGGCAAAGGCCCGTGAGAGTGTACATGGATGGATGCTTTGACCTCATGCACTACGGCCACGCAAACGCGTTGCGACAGGCCAAGTTGCTGGGAGATCAACTGGTAGTGGGCGTTGTCAGTGATGAGGAGATTGTGGTGAATAAGGGCCCGCCCGTGCTTTCGATGGAAGAGAG GTTGACACTTGTTAGTGGATTAAAGTGGGTGGATGAAGTCATACCCAATGCACCCTATGAGATTACAGAGGAATTTATGAATACCCTCTTCAGTAAATACAACATTGATTACATTATACATGGAGATGACCCTTGTCTTCTACCTGATGGAACGGATGCTTATGCCTTAGCAAAGAAGGCCGGACGATACAAGCAAATCAGGCGTACTGAAGGTGTCTCAAGCACCGATATAGTCG GGAGAATATTGCAAACATTCAAGCATAAAGAGGGTGTTAACGAGAATGCTGGAGTGGAATCATGCGATCAGATGAAAACCCAGCTATCCAATTTTCTTCCAACTTCCCGCCGGATAATGCAGTTTTCAAATGGGCAG GCTCCTTCGCCAGGTGCTCGTGTTGTTTATATAGATGGTGCATTTGACCTTTTCCATGCTGGTCATGTTGAG ATCCTTAGAAGTGCTAGGcaacttggtgacttccttctaGTCGGTGTTCATGATGATCAGTCCATCAG GGAAAAAAGAGGCTATCCTCCTATCATGCACCTCCATGAGCGTACCCTTGGTGTACTTGCCTGTCGCTATGTTGACGAAGTTATAATAGGCGCACCATTGGAGGTTTCAAGGGATATG ATCACTACATTCAACATTTCATTGGTTGTGCACGGGACAGTAGTCGAGGGTGGTTCTGCT AGTGAAGTTGATCCGTACGCCCTTCCAAAGAGCATGGGTATTTTCCAAGTAGTCACAAGCCCCAAAACAATAACATCTGTTTCGGTCGCTACAAGAATAATTGATAACCACGAAGCGTACAAG AAAAGAAACTTGAAAAAGAAGGCGAGTGAAGACAAGTACTACACGCAAAAGAAATTTGTCTACGGAGACTAA